Proteins encoded within one genomic window of Ovis aries strain OAR_USU_Benz2616 breed Rambouillet chromosome 1, ARS-UI_Ramb_v3.0, whole genome shotgun sequence:
- the CRP gene encoding C-reactive protein, with translation MERLLWCFLALVGFSSVLGQTDLHKKAFVFPKETENSYVSLKTQLETPLKAFTVCLYFYTELARTRSYSIFSYATRQQPNEILIFWSKGRGYTFGVHGKEVSFQSFENTQAPTHICASWESTSGIAELWVNGKPRVRKSLEKGASLGKDASIILGQEQDAFAGGFDRNQCLVGDIGDVNMWDFVLSPEEINTVYIGGNLSPNVLNWKALNYEAKGEVFIKPQLW, from the exons ATGGAGAGGCTGTTGTGGTGCTTCCTGGCCTTGGTCGGCTTCTCTAGTGTTTTGGGCCAGACAG ACTTGCATAAGAAGGCCTTCGTGTTTCCCAAAGAGACGGAGAATTCCTACGTATCTCTGAAAACACAGTTAGAGACCCCACTCAAAGCCTTCACCGTGTGTCTCTATTTCTACACAGAGCTGGCCCGAACCCGCAGCTACAGCATTTTCTCTTATGCCACCAGGCAGCAACCTAACGAGATCCTCATATTTTGGTCTAAGGGTAGAGGCTATACTTTTGGAGTACATGGGAAGGAGGTATCATTCCAGAGTTTCGAAAATACTCAAGCTCCAACACACATCTGTGCCAGCTGGGAGTCCACCTCCGGAATTGCAGAGCTCTGGGTGAATGGGAAACCCCGGGTGAGGAAGAGTCTGGAGAAGGGAGCCTCTCTGGGGAAAGACGCCAGCATCATCCTGGGGCAGGAGCAGGATGCGTTCGCTGGGGGCTTTGATAGAAACCAGTGTTTGGTGGGAGACATTGGAGATGTGAACATGTGGGACTTTGTGCTGTCGCCGGAAGAGATTAACACTGTCTATATTGGTGGGAACCTCAGTCCTAATGTCCTTAACTGGAAGGCGCTGAACTATGAAGCAAAGGGTGAGGTGTTCATTAAGCCTCAGCTGTGGTAG